A genome region from Macaca nemestrina isolate mMacNem1 chromosome 20, mMacNem.hap1, whole genome shotgun sequence includes the following:
- the LOC105478674 gene encoding LOW QUALITY PROTEIN: gastric inhibitory polypeptide receptor (The sequence of the model RefSeq protein was modified relative to this genomic sequence to represent the inferred CDS: deleted 2 bases in 1 codon), which yields MTTSPILQLLLRLSLWGLLLRRAETGSEGQTAGELYQRWERYRRECQETLATAEPPSGLACNGSFDMYVCWNYAAPNATARASCPWYLPWHHHVAAGFVLRQCGSDGQWGLWRDHTQCENPEKNEAFLDQRLILERLQVMYTVGYSLSLATLLLALLILSLFRRLHCTRNYIHINLFTSFTLRAAAILSRDRLLPRPGPYLGDQALVLWNQALAACRTAQIVTQYCVGANYTWLLVEGVYLHSLLVIVGGSEEGHFRYYLLLGWGAPALFVIPWVIVRYLYENTQCWERNEVKAIWWIIRTPILMTILINFLIFIRILGILLSKLRTRQMRCRDYRLRLARSTLTLVPLLGVHEVVFAPVTEEQARGALRFAKLGFEIFLSSFQGLLVSVLYCFINKEVRRAPAAAPALWRQRGTAQPLSAIVSQVQSEIRRGWHHCRLRRSLGEEQRQLPERAFRALPSGSGPGEVPTGRGLSSGTLPGPGNEARRVLESYC from the exons ATGACTACCTCTCCGATCCTGCAGTTGCTGTTGCGGCTCTCACTGTGGGGGCTGCTGCTCCGGAGGGCGGAG aCAGGCTCTGAGGGGCAGACGGCGGGGGAGCTGTACCAGCGCTGGGAACGGTACCGCAGGGAGTGCCAGGAGACCTTGGCAACCGCGGAACCGCCTTCAG GCCTCGCCTGTAACGGGTCCTTCGATATGTACGTCTGCTGGAACTATGCTGCACCCAACGCCACTGCCCGTGCCTCCTGCCCCTGGTACCTGCCCTGGCACCACCACG TGGCTGCAGGTTTCGTCCTCCGCCAGTGTGGCAGTGATGGCCAATGGGGACTTTGGAGAGACCACACACAATGTGAGAACCCAGAGAAGAATGAGGCCTTTCTG GACCAAAGGCTCATCTTGGAGCGGCTGCAGGTCATGTACACCGTTGGCTACTCCCTGTCTCTCGCCACACTGCTGCTAGCCCTGCTCATCTTGAGCTTGTTCAG GCGACTACATTGCACTAGAAACTATATCCACATCAACCTGTTCACGTCTTTCACACTGCGAGCGGCGGCGATTCTCAGCCGGGACCGTCTACTGCCTCGACCTGGCCCCTACCTTGGGGACCAGGCCCTTGTGCTGTGGAACCAG GCCCTCGCTGCCTGCCGCACGGCCCAGATCGTGACCCAGTACTGCGTGGGTGCCAACTACACGTGGCTGCTGGTGGAGGGCGTCTACTTGCACAGTCTCCTGGTGATAGTGGGAGGCTCCGAGGAGGGCCACTTCCGCTACTACCTGCTCCTCGGCTGGG GGGCCCCCGCGCTTTTCGTCATTCCCTGGGTGATCGTCAGGTACCTGTACGAGAACACGCA GTGCTGGGAGCGCAACGAAGTCAAGGCCATTTGGTGGATTATACGGACCCCCATCCTCATGACCATCTTG attaatttcctcatttttatccGCATTCTTGGCATTCTCCTGTCCAAGCTGAGGACACGGCAAATGCGCTGCCGGGATTACCGGCTGAG GCTGGCTCGCTCCACGCTGACGCTGGTGCCCCTGCTGGGTGTCCACGAGGTGGTGTTTGCTCCCGTGACCGAGGAACAGGCCCGGGGCGCCCTGCGCTTCGCCAAGCTCGGCTTTGAGATCTTCCTCAGCTCTTTCCAG GGCTTGCTGGTCAGCGTCCTCTACTGCTTCATCAACAAGGAGGTAAGAAGagccccggccgccgcccccgcccTCTGGCGGCAGCGC GGTACGGCGCAGCCTCTGAGCGCCATCGTGTCGCAGGTGCAGTCGGAGATCCGCCGTGGCTGGCACCACTGCCGCCTGCGCCGCAGCCTGGGCGAGGAGCAGCGCCAGCTCCCGGAGCGCGCCTTCCGGGCCCTGCCCTCCGGCTCCGGCCCCGGCGAGGTCCCCACCGGCCGCGGCTTGTCTTCGGGGACCCTCCCAGGGCCTGGGAATGAGGCCAGACGGGTGTTGGAAAGTTACTGCTAG
- the LOC105478675 gene encoding small nuclear ribonucleoprotein Sm D2 isoform X2, with protein MTPEELQKREEEEFNTGPLSVLTQSVKNNTQVLINCRNNKKLLGRVKAFDRHCNMVLENVKEMWTEVPKSGKGKKKSKPVNKDRYISKMFLRGDSVIVVLRNPLIAGK; from the exons ATGACCCCAGAGGAGCTGCAGAAGCGAGAGGAGGAGGAATTTAACACGGGTCCACTCTCTGTGCTCACTCAGTCAGTCAAGAACAACACCCAAGTGCTCATCAACTGTCGGAACAATAAGAAACTCCTGGGCCGTGTGAAGGCCTTCGATAG GCACTGCAACATGGTGCTGGAGAACGTGAAGGAGATGTGGACTGAGGTCCCTAAGAGCGGCAAGGGCAAGAAGAAATCCAAGCCAGTCAACAAAGACCGCTACATCTCCAAGATGTTCCTGCGTGGGGACTCGGTCATCGTGGTCCTGCGGAACCCGCTCATCGCCGGCAAGTAG
- the LOC105478675 gene encoding small nuclear ribonucleoprotein Sm D2 isoform X1: MSLLNKPKSEMTPEELQKREEEEFNTGPLSVLTQSVKNNTQVLINCRNNKKLLGRVKAFDRHCNMVLENVKEMWTEVPKSGKGKKKSKPVNKDRYISKMFLRGDSVIVVLRNPLIAGK, from the exons AT GAGCCTCCTCAACAAGCCCAAGAGTGAGATGACCCCAGAGGAGCTGCAGAAGCGAGAGGAGGAGGAATTTAACACGGGTCCACTCTCTGTGCTCACTCAGTCAGTCAAGAACAACACCCAAGTGCTCATCAACTGTCGGAACAATAAGAAACTCCTGGGCCGTGTGAAGGCCTTCGATAG GCACTGCAACATGGTGCTGGAGAACGTGAAGGAGATGTGGACTGAGGTCCCTAAGAGCGGCAAGGGCAAGAAGAAATCCAAGCCAGTCAACAAAGACCGCTACATCTCCAAGATGTTCCTGCGTGGGGACTCGGTCATCGTGGTCCTGCGGAACCCGCTCATCGCCGGCAAGTAG